A stretch of the Aphis gossypii isolate Hap1 chromosome 2, ASM2018417v2, whole genome shotgun sequence genome encodes the following:
- the LOC114124003 gene encoding uncharacterized protein LOC114124003 isoform X1 — protein sequence MAVFHYQEVGDFDESFKQLLQPIESITKKDESEIFQYDLTKLLDSYSKHLRKSSNDSSSVFVDAAIIIQNISLIYQKRVDVTINGMLKLVGKFQSYRLNENIDPDYYKEKRVENKKSKSNKKVKCYSYFGPIEGQIIRTLNIFDCKLINLSKIPQVKKITLNTNIKVNNKYNKILPNICNKNGENIGKKYDFKINFPLDYDLAVNEDFHCPTKEDSKSKNHVNYRNHTNSVLTLPMNLLNDDEILPSASNSVIFYQNINDDVCVVNEILSNSINTLNVNQITSNYDYNDNDSRAQDDTAKCNFNANKPCVRKKDLSKKNIEILMPMDTSTEFHFLAHDEEVENTLINGESAENVQTYQTKSIEMQNYETNQMTTINEQLEMQKRVQEWHDSLRLILENEEKVIEFDVHEYGTRILSCFESVGEQRLFKDLVGGIEEVEVARYFLSLLMMVNTNNLELSNHKYGNELLVKLLKKKRHHEELQIDIENLVNQKQNSL from the exons ATGGCTGTATTTCATTATCAAGAAGTTGGTGATTTTGACGAAtcatttaaacaattgttaCAACCTATTGaatcaattacaaaaaaagatGAAAgtgaaatttttcaatatgatCTAACTAAG TTACTAGATTCTTATTCAAAACACTTGAGGAAATCTTCAAATGATAGTTCCTCAGTCTTTGTAGATGCTGCTAtaatcattcaaaatatttcactaatttatcaaaaaagagTTGACGTCACAATCAACGGGATGCTGAAACTTGTTGGGAAATTCCAATCCTA tcgattaaatgaaaatattgatccAGACTATTATAAAGAGAAAAGAGTGGAAAATAAGAAAAGTAAGAGTAATAAAAAGGTCAaatgttattcttattttgGGCCAATTGAAGGTCAAATCATTAGAACAT tGAACATTTTTGActgcaaattaataaatttgagcaAAATTCcccaagtaaaaaaaattacattaaataccaatataaaagtaaataataaatacaataaaatattgccaaatatttgtaataaaaacggagaaaatattggaaaaaaatatgattttaa gATAAATTTTCCTTTAGACTATGATTTGGCTGTAAATGAAGACTTTCATTGCCCCACTAAAGAagattcaaaatctaaaaatcatGTCAATTATCGAAATCACACTAACTCAGTATTGACA ttaccaatgaatttattgaatGATGATGAAATACTACCAAGTGCTTCCAACTCAGTCATTTTTTATCAGAATATTAATGATGACGTTTGCGTtgttaatgaaattttatcaaa ttcaataaacacattaaatgTTAATCAAATAACTTCAAATTATGATTACAATGACAATGATTCAAGAGCTCAAGATGACACGGCCAAGTGTAACTTTAATGCAAATAAACCTTGTGTGAGAAAAAAAGACCTCTCTAAAAAA aatatagaaatattaatgcCTATGGATACAAGTACAGAATTTCATTTCTTGGCTCATGATGAGGAAGtagaaaatacattaataaatggtg aatCAGCAGAAAATGTTCAAACATATCAAACAAAATCAATAGAAATGCAGAATTATGAAACAAATCAAATGACAACG attaatGAACAATTGGAAATGCAAAAAAGAGTTCAAGAATGGCACGATAGTCTGCGGCTAATATTGGAAAATGAAGAGAAGGTGATTGAATTTGATGTACACGAATACGGAACACGCATATTAAGCTGCTTTGAATCTGTTGGAGAACAAAGATTATTCAAAGATTTAGTAGGAGGGATTGAAGAAGTAGAAGTTGCTCGATATTTTTTGTCTTTGTTAATgatg GTTAATACGAATAATTTGGAGTTATCAAATCATAAGTATGGAAatgaattattagtaaaactattaaaaaaaaaacgtcatcATGAAGAACTACAAATTGATATTGAAAATCTAGTGAACCAAAAACAGAATTcactatga
- the LOC114124003 gene encoding uncharacterized protein LOC114124003 isoform X2, with translation MAVFHYQEVGDFDESFKQLLQPIESITKKDESEIFQYDLTKLLDSYSKHLRKSSNDSSSVFVDAAIIIQNISLIYQKRVDVTINGMLKLVGKFQSYRLNENIDPDYYKEKRVENKKSKSNKKVKCYSYFGPIEGQIIRTLNIFDCKLINLSKIPQVKKITLNTNIKVNNKYNKILPNICNKNGENIGKKYDFKINFPLDYDLAVNEDFHCPTKEDSKSKNHVNYRNHTNSLPMNLLNDDEILPSASNSVIFYQNINDDVCVVNEILSNSINTLNVNQITSNYDYNDNDSRAQDDTAKCNFNANKPCVRKKDLSKKNIEILMPMDTSTEFHFLAHDEEVENTLINGESAENVQTYQTKSIEMQNYETNQMTTINEQLEMQKRVQEWHDSLRLILENEEKVIEFDVHEYGTRILSCFESVGEQRLFKDLVGGIEEVEVARYFLSLLMMVNTNNLELSNHKYGNELLVKLLKKKRHHEELQIDIENLVNQKQNSL, from the exons ATGGCTGTATTTCATTATCAAGAAGTTGGTGATTTTGACGAAtcatttaaacaattgttaCAACCTATTGaatcaattacaaaaaaagatGAAAgtgaaatttttcaatatgatCTAACTAAG TTACTAGATTCTTATTCAAAACACTTGAGGAAATCTTCAAATGATAGTTCCTCAGTCTTTGTAGATGCTGCTAtaatcattcaaaatatttcactaatttatcaaaaaagagTTGACGTCACAATCAACGGGATGCTGAAACTTGTTGGGAAATTCCAATCCTA tcgattaaatgaaaatattgatccAGACTATTATAAAGAGAAAAGAGTGGAAAATAAGAAAAGTAAGAGTAATAAAAAGGTCAaatgttattcttattttgGGCCAATTGAAGGTCAAATCATTAGAACAT tGAACATTTTTGActgcaaattaataaatttgagcaAAATTCcccaagtaaaaaaaattacattaaataccaatataaaagtaaataataaatacaataaaatattgccaaatatttgtaataaaaacggagaaaatattggaaaaaaatatgattttaa gATAAATTTTCCTTTAGACTATGATTTGGCTGTAAATGAAGACTTTCATTGCCCCACTAAAGAagattcaaaatctaaaaatcatGTCAATTATCGAAATCACACTAACTCA ttaccaatgaatttattgaatGATGATGAAATACTACCAAGTGCTTCCAACTCAGTCATTTTTTATCAGAATATTAATGATGACGTTTGCGTtgttaatgaaattttatcaaa ttcaataaacacattaaatgTTAATCAAATAACTTCAAATTATGATTACAATGACAATGATTCAAGAGCTCAAGATGACACGGCCAAGTGTAACTTTAATGCAAATAAACCTTGTGTGAGAAAAAAAGACCTCTCTAAAAAA aatatagaaatattaatgcCTATGGATACAAGTACAGAATTTCATTTCTTGGCTCATGATGAGGAAGtagaaaatacattaataaatggtg aatCAGCAGAAAATGTTCAAACATATCAAACAAAATCAATAGAAATGCAGAATTATGAAACAAATCAAATGACAACG attaatGAACAATTGGAAATGCAAAAAAGAGTTCAAGAATGGCACGATAGTCTGCGGCTAATATTGGAAAATGAAGAGAAGGTGATTGAATTTGATGTACACGAATACGGAACACGCATATTAAGCTGCTTTGAATCTGTTGGAGAACAAAGATTATTCAAAGATTTAGTAGGAGGGATTGAAGAAGTAGAAGTTGCTCGATATTTTTTGTCTTTGTTAATgatg GTTAATACGAATAATTTGGAGTTATCAAATCATAAGTATGGAAatgaattattagtaaaactattaaaaaaaaaacgtcatcATGAAGAACTACAAATTGATATTGAAAATCTAGTGAACCAAAAACAGAATTcactatga